The following are encoded together in the Desulfococcus multivorans genome:
- a CDS encoding adenine deaminase C-terminal domain-containing protein yields MERTHRLIEVAQGREKAHLAVVHATLANVYSGELLENQAVCVWDRRIAYVGPHPDPAIGPDTVIIDAGGKPLIPGLIDGHTHLAVMHSAGAFLASAIPGGTTAVVTETTEPYAVRGYAGIVDFMDSFADQPIHVFGTAPPMISISPNCPPIAVADLHRLISRNDIIGLGESYWQMVLRNPEQMLPILDAVMSAGKRLEGHSAGARDAALNAYAAAGISSCHEPIAADEALDRLRLGFYVMIREGSIRRDLTKISALRKTASDLRRLILVTDGVSPHELLEKGYMEYVVQKAIDAGFTFMEAVQMATLNPATHFNLDHMIGGIAPGRYADMAILPNIRTIRPELVICKGRIIARDGRCMVSPRAHRYQPESLDTVHLPDPLTAADFRISASHGDQQTTVRVIDMVTDLVSRESHVTLPVIKGEIKADVTRDIVKVAAVNRTHRAGQRFVGMIRGFGINAGAVACSTGWDTAGIVAVGASDGDMAVAINRLHDLKGGVVVCRDGGVVAELALPVFGLMSHLPIGGLTESIDAVNTSTHALGVKFRDPIQTLSTLTSAAIPFLRICEEGLVNLKNGPCTLVVSPC; encoded by the coding sequence ATGGAACGGACACATCGCCTCATCGAGGTTGCCCAAGGCAGGGAGAAGGCGCATCTGGCTGTCGTTCACGCCACGCTTGCCAATGTCTACAGCGGGGAATTGCTGGAAAATCAGGCCGTGTGCGTATGGGACCGCAGGATTGCCTATGTCGGCCCGCATCCGGACCCGGCGATCGGACCGGACACCGTCATCATCGATGCCGGCGGAAAGCCTCTGATCCCGGGCTTGATCGACGGACACACCCATTTGGCCGTAATGCACAGCGCCGGTGCTTTTCTGGCGAGCGCTATCCCCGGAGGGACGACTGCCGTCGTGACGGAAACCACCGAGCCGTATGCGGTTCGCGGCTATGCCGGTATCGTGGATTTCATGGACTCTTTTGCGGATCAACCCATCCATGTTTTCGGAACCGCTCCGCCGATGATTTCCATCAGCCCGAATTGTCCCCCCATTGCCGTGGCGGATCTGCATCGTCTCATCTCCAGGAACGATATCATCGGGTTGGGGGAATCTTACTGGCAGATGGTGCTCAGGAACCCTGAGCAGATGCTCCCGATTCTGGATGCAGTGATGTCCGCGGGAAAGCGCCTGGAAGGGCATTCGGCCGGAGCTCGTGACGCCGCCCTCAATGCCTATGCCGCCGCCGGCATCTCTTCCTGCCATGAACCCATCGCGGCTGATGAGGCTCTGGATCGCCTGCGCCTGGGATTTTACGTCATGATTCGGGAAGGCAGCATTCGAAGGGATTTGACAAAAATCTCCGCACTGCGAAAAACAGCCTCTGACCTGCGACGGCTCATTCTGGTCACCGACGGCGTCAGCCCCCACGAGCTTCTGGAAAAGGGGTACATGGAATATGTGGTGCAAAAAGCCATTGACGCCGGCTTTACATTCATGGAGGCCGTTCAGATGGCGACCCTCAATCCGGCGACCCACTTCAATCTCGATCACATGATTGGGGGTATCGCTCCCGGTCGATATGCCGACATGGCGATCCTGCCGAATATCCGGACCATTCGGCCGGAACTCGTTATCTGCAAGGGTCGGATCATCGCCAGAGACGGCCGATGTATGGTATCGCCGCGGGCGCATCGGTATCAGCCCGAGAGTTTGGACACCGTTCATCTTCCCGACCCCTTAACCGCCGCGGATTTCCGAATTTCGGCATCCCATGGCGACCAGCAGACGACCGTGCGGGTCATCGATATGGTCACCGATCTTGTGAGCCGGGAGAGCCATGTCACGCTTCCCGTGATCAAAGGAGAAATCAAGGCGGACGTGACTCGGGATATCGTCAAGGTGGCGGCCGTAAACCGCACCCATAGAGCAGGCCAAAGGTTTGTCGGTATGATTCGGGGCTTCGGGATCAACGCCGGCGCCGTTGCCTGCAGCACAGGATGGGACACCGCCGGAATCGTGGCGGTTGGGGCATCGGACGGCGATATGGCCGTGGCGATCAATCGACTTCATGACTTGAAGGGCGGGGTTGTGGTTTGCCGGGACGGCGGTGTCGTCGCCGAACTGGCCTTGCCGGTTTTTGGGCTGATGTCCCATCTGCCCATTGGGGGGCTCACGGAAAGTATCGATGCGGTAAATACATCCACACATGCATTGGGCGTCAAATTTCGGGACCCGATCCAGACACTGAGTACGCTGACCAGTGCTGCAATTCCCTTCTTGAGAATCTGTGAAGAGGGATTGGTCAATCTCAAAAATGGGCCTTGCACGCTCGTCGTCTCTCCCTGCTGA
- a CDS encoding CoA transferase subunit A — protein MPQSKLMSLSEAVRRFIPDGSSVAMGTCLEAMIPFAAAHEMIRQRKRRLTLVGPISDICFDQLVGAGCAARIRAAWVGNVITGSAYNFRRAVENGTLEVEDHSNFTILTALRAGAAGVPFLPVRTALGSDLFKTNSGLKVITCPFTGDTLAAVAAITPDLTIVHVQRADRYGNAHFWGNFGITREACLASDRVILTTETIVDTQVITSDPNRVLTPGFRVSAVVHVPWGAYPSPVPGFYNRDHQAYLDYRNAGKSSEDFAHWCRSWVDEVSDREAYLERIGKDRLAQLQLKHHVLSEPADYGY, from the coding sequence ATGCCTCAATCCAAACTGATGTCCTTATCGGAAGCCGTCCGTCGATTCATTCCCGACGGTTCCAGCGTGGCCATGGGCACCTGTCTCGAAGCGATGATTCCCTTTGCCGCCGCCCACGAGATGATTCGACAGCGCAAACGTCGCTTGACGCTGGTGGGACCGATTTCCGACATCTGTTTCGACCAGCTTGTCGGCGCAGGCTGCGCGGCCAGAATCCGGGCCGCCTGGGTGGGAAACGTCATCACCGGCTCGGCATATAATTTTCGACGCGCAGTGGAAAACGGGACCCTCGAAGTAGAGGATCATTCCAACTTCACGATCCTGACGGCCCTCCGCGCCGGGGCGGCGGGCGTACCGTTCCTGCCGGTGCGCACGGCCCTGGGAAGCGATCTGTTCAAGACCAATTCCGGCCTGAAGGTCATCACATGCCCGTTTACCGGCGACACGTTGGCCGCCGTTGCCGCCATCACCCCGGATCTCACCATCGTCCACGTCCAACGCGCAGACCGTTATGGAAACGCCCATTTCTGGGGGAATTTCGGTATTACCCGGGAAGCCTGCCTGGCCAGCGACAGGGTCATTCTCACCACCGAAACCATCGTGGACACCCAGGTGATTACCAGCGATCCCAACCGTGTGCTTACGCCGGGATTCAGGGTCAGCGCCGTAGTCCATGTCCCCTGGGGCGCGTATCCTTCCCCGGTACCGGGTTTTTACAACCGGGACCACCAAGCATACCTCGACTATCGCAACGCCGGCAAATCCTCCGAAGATTTCGCTCATTGGTGCAGGTCATGGGTGGATGAGGTTTCCGATCGCGAGGCCTATCTGGAGCGCATCGGGAAAGATCGGTTGGCGCAACTTCAATTGAAACACCATGTTCTTTCGGAGCCTGCTGATTATGGATACTGA
- a CDS encoding electron transfer flavoprotein subunit alpha/FixB family protein: MSRQVFAYIIHKNGKPDDTALEFATAARKLDPNAEVIGVVVGSGADLEAAAGEAAKSYTSVWKIDNAALAYPLADGVRKALTSVLPREAVVLIPHEHFGLDLAPGLAVKLDSPYLPDVVDFAGLDGDTLTAVRQEFSGMVSTHVACDIAAGAVITVRPGAFAPDESAAAGGTITDKSGDVGDLAAGRRYLETLVAEVGDVDITKSEILVSVGRGIEDQDNLEIVNDLARAMGADVSCSRPIVDAKWLEKSRQVGTSGQTVSPKVYLACGISGSFQHMGGIKGAPFIVAVNKNPKAPIFQVADVGIVADILEFLPELTEAVEKNR, from the coding sequence ATGAGCCGACAGGTTTTTGCATATATCATCCACAAGAACGGCAAACCCGACGACACGGCCCTGGAATTTGCAACCGCGGCCCGCAAGCTCGACCCGAACGCCGAGGTGATCGGCGTGGTGGTGGGATCGGGAGCGGATCTGGAGGCAGCCGCCGGTGAAGCGGCCAAATCCTATACATCGGTCTGGAAGATCGACAACGCCGCTCTGGCCTATCCCTTAGCCGACGGGGTCCGGAAGGCCCTGACGAGCGTTCTGCCCAGGGAGGCCGTGGTCCTGATCCCCCATGAACATTTCGGCCTCGATCTGGCTCCGGGGCTTGCGGTCAAGCTCGATTCGCCCTATCTGCCCGACGTTGTCGATTTTGCCGGGCTCGACGGCGACACCCTCACGGCCGTCCGCCAGGAGTTTTCCGGCATGGTGAGCACCCACGTCGCCTGCGACATCGCCGCCGGGGCCGTCATCACCGTCCGGCCGGGGGCCTTTGCTCCTGACGAGAGTGCCGCCGCCGGGGGCACCATCACGGACAAGTCCGGGGACGTGGGCGATCTCGCCGCGGGACGCCGCTACCTGGAGACCCTCGTGGCCGAGGTGGGGGACGTGGACATCACCAAGTCCGAGATCCTCGTCTCCGTAGGCCGCGGGATCGAGGATCAGGACAACCTGGAAATCGTGAACGATCTGGCCAGGGCCATGGGGGCCGACGTCTCCTGCTCCCGTCCCATCGTGGACGCCAAATGGCTGGAAAAATCCCGTCAGGTCGGCACTTCCGGCCAGACCGTCAGCCCCAAGGTCTATCTGGCCTGCGGCATCAGCGGCTCGTTCCAGCATATGGGCGGCATCAAGGGCGCCCCTTTCATCGTCGCCGTCAACAAGAATCCCAAGGCTCCCATCTTTCAGGTGGCCGACGTAGGCATCGTGGCCGACATCCTCGAATTCCTTCCCGAGCTGACGGAGGCCGTCGAGAAAAACAGGTAG
- a CDS encoding 3-hydroxyacyl-CoA dehydrogenase family protein, producing MERTEMKIENICVVGAGLMGGGIAQVFAQSGMTVTLHDENGDALEKARRNIDWSVGKLIEKGRLKAAKKTILERIRYTKDLETASSAELVIEAVFENLELKRTLFQRLDEVCPSDTFLASNTSSLPITELAAATRRPEKVLGLHFFSPVPMMQAVEVVRGLSTSEAVMAMGVAVVERLGKTPIRVESDIPGFLLNRINLVSYVEAIRLLEQGVATAEDVDRGVRSAFGRPMGPFETGDMVGLDVSYHALTSIYRESRDDRYYPPQLLRRKVRAGHLGRKSGQGWYAYDENGNRR from the coding sequence ATGGAACGAACTGAAATGAAAATTGAAAACATATGTGTTGTCGGCGCCGGCCTTATGGGCGGCGGCATCGCCCAGGTGTTTGCGCAATCCGGCATGACGGTGACGCTTCATGACGAAAACGGCGACGCCTTGGAGAAGGCCCGGAGGAATATCGACTGGTCGGTGGGGAAGCTCATCGAGAAGGGGCGGCTCAAGGCGGCAAAGAAAACCATTCTGGAACGGATCCGTTATACGAAGGATCTGGAGACGGCTTCATCCGCAGAGCTGGTGATTGAGGCGGTTTTCGAGAATCTGGAACTCAAACGGACCCTTTTTCAGCGTCTCGACGAGGTCTGTCCCTCAGACACCTTCCTCGCCAGCAATACGTCCTCCCTGCCCATCACCGAGCTTGCCGCCGCCACGAGGCGTCCGGAAAAGGTATTGGGACTTCATTTCTTCAGTCCGGTGCCGATGATGCAGGCGGTGGAAGTGGTGAGGGGCCTGAGCACTTCGGAGGCGGTTATGGCGATGGGCGTTGCCGTGGTCGAGAGATTGGGTAAAACACCCATCCGGGTGGAAAGCGACATTCCCGGTTTTCTGCTCAACCGGATCAACCTGGTAAGCTATGTGGAGGCGATCCGTCTCCTTGAACAGGGCGTTGCCACTGCCGAAGACGTTGACAGGGGTGTCCGGTCGGCCTTCGGGCGGCCCATGGGGCCTTTTGAAACCGGCGATATGGTGGGGCTCGACGTCTCTTATCACGCCCTGACGTCGATTTATCGGGAGAGCCGCGATGACCGGTATTACCCTCCCCAACTCCTGAGGCGAAAGGTCAGGGCGGGCCACCTGGGTCGAAAAAGTGGGCAGGGATGGTACGCCTACGACGAAAACGGGAATCGACGATAG
- a CDS encoding CoA-transferase subunit beta — protein sequence MDTESRRYTLPELMVTAAAREIADGEVIFVGMRLPLLGFLLAKSTHAPNAVGIYELGLVRDTVAPEPILTMGDLPNFYRAQWLSDMADMMGLLQKGEVDVSFIGGAQVDRFGNLNTTWIRSGQARETRMPGSGGACDLAGLAGRHIIIMNHEKRRFVPQVDYITSPGYGDGPGWRRRMGLPRGGPSAVITTLGILRFDPETKEMVLSGIHPGIRVETVLEHTGWPLRVAPDPVVTPEPTETELAMLRRFDPKGFWTGR from the coding sequence ATGGATACTGAATCGCGTCGATACACCCTGCCCGAACTGATGGTGACCGCAGCCGCACGCGAGATCGCCGACGGTGAAGTCATCTTTGTCGGTATGCGGCTGCCGCTTCTGGGTTTCCTTCTGGCCAAGAGCACTCATGCCCCCAATGCGGTGGGGATCTACGAACTCGGTCTGGTGCGCGATACCGTAGCTCCCGAACCGATTTTGACCATGGGAGACCTGCCTAATTTTTACCGGGCCCAATGGTTGTCTGATATGGCCGATATGATGGGGTTGCTGCAGAAAGGCGAGGTCGACGTCAGCTTTATCGGCGGCGCCCAGGTGGATCGATTTGGAAATCTGAACACGACCTGGATCAGAAGCGGCCAGGCCCGCGAAACCCGCATGCCGGGAAGCGGCGGCGCTTGCGATCTGGCCGGCCTGGCCGGGCGGCACATCATCATCATGAATCACGAAAAGCGCCGCTTCGTGCCCCAGGTGGACTACATCACCTCTCCGGGTTACGGCGACGGACCCGGCTGGCGTCGTCGCATGGGTCTTCCCCGCGGCGGTCCTTCGGCGGTCATCACCACTCTGGGCATCCTTCGCTTTGATCCCGAAACCAAGGAGATGGTCCTGTCCGGCATTCATCCGGGAATCCGTGTCGAAACAGTACTGGAACACACGGGTTGGCCCCTTCGCGTGGCACCGGACCCTGTCGTGACGCCGGAGCCCACTGAAACGGAACTCGCCATGCTTCGTCGGTTCGATCCCAAGGGGTTTTGGACCGGAAGATGA
- a CDS encoding acyl-CoA dehydrogenase, whose amino-acid sequence MTDFKIDLRDLFFILKEQLGYSRLCRLDAFKDLNERTLDLLVNEAVRFAKGVLDPLNAVSDAEALLYEKGEVRCPVAFKKAFRQCGDDGWIAAVGDPAYGGQGFPLMMRIVINEMMYGACQSFNSAPSLTFGAARLIHSFGTRALKERFVPKMFDGTWSGTMCLTEPGAGSDLGALETAATPEGDHFYIKGSKIFISWGEHDLTDNIIHLVLARIDGAPSGTRGISLFVVPKVRVEPDGMLGEPNDVVCTGIEHKCGLHASPTAALTFGGRDGCIGYLCGEENKGLAHMFQMMNGARINTAVSGMTLAGTAYRNALAYTRARVQGRDIAGRTAEDVAIIRHPDVRRMLLWMKAAVDGMRSMIYTVAFWEDLAKGLNPGPEKTRCQDLLDFMTPILKAYCSDTGFRVCEVAMQCLGGYGYCRDYPIERYLRDAKIMSLYEGTNGIQSMDLMGRKLSLRNGACLKAYQDEIDTFCAARREHPVLKEGVRQLHETAGMLWVCAEEMKRRMKADPLQWASYTYPALMAFGEVTMAWRLLDMAVIAADRVGAEDGSDDFHRGKLCQAIWFVDTTLPHTQARIRTCLRTGREIVDMPDNAF is encoded by the coding sequence ATGACAGACTTCAAAATCGATCTGAGAGACCTCTTTTTCATCCTCAAGGAACAGCTGGGTTACAGCCGGCTGTGCCGCCTGGACGCATTTAAGGACCTGAATGAGAGAACGCTTGATCTTCTTGTCAACGAAGCCGTCCGTTTCGCGAAGGGTGTTCTTGATCCATTGAACGCCGTCTCGGACGCGGAGGCGCTTTTGTATGAAAAAGGCGAGGTGCGCTGTCCTGTGGCTTTCAAGAAGGCTTTCCGGCAATGCGGTGATGACGGCTGGATCGCCGCGGTGGGCGATCCGGCCTATGGCGGGCAGGGGTTTCCGCTCATGATGCGGATCGTGATCAACGAAATGATGTACGGCGCCTGCCAGTCCTTCAACAGTGCTCCCAGCTTGACATTCGGAGCTGCCCGCCTCATCCACAGCTTCGGCACCCGGGCGCTCAAGGAAAGATTTGTTCCAAAAATGTTTGACGGCACCTGGAGCGGCACGATGTGCCTGACTGAACCGGGTGCCGGGTCCGATCTGGGCGCTCTCGAAACCGCGGCGACACCGGAGGGTGATCATTTTTACATCAAAGGCTCGAAAATTTTTATCTCCTGGGGAGAGCACGATCTCACCGATAATATTATTCACCTGGTATTGGCCAGGATTGACGGGGCACCGTCAGGAACCCGGGGGATCTCTCTTTTTGTGGTGCCGAAGGTGCGCGTCGAACCGGACGGTATGTTGGGAGAGCCGAATGATGTGGTCTGCACCGGGATTGAACACAAGTGCGGCCTCCATGCATCCCCCACCGCAGCCCTCACTTTCGGCGGGCGTGACGGTTGCATCGGTTATCTCTGCGGCGAGGAAAACAAGGGGTTGGCGCACATGTTTCAGATGATGAACGGTGCTCGCATCAATACCGCCGTCAGCGGGATGACCCTGGCCGGAACTGCCTATCGGAATGCCCTGGCCTATACCAGAGCCCGGGTCCAGGGCCGGGATATTGCCGGACGAACGGCGGAAGACGTCGCCATTATCCGTCATCCGGACGTGCGACGCATGCTCTTGTGGATGAAGGCGGCTGTGGACGGTATGCGTTCCATGATTTACACCGTCGCCTTTTGGGAGGATTTGGCGAAAGGACTCAATCCCGGTCCCGAAAAAACGCGTTGTCAGGATCTGCTGGACTTCATGACGCCCATCCTGAAGGCGTACTGTTCCGATACGGGGTTCAGGGTATGCGAAGTGGCCATGCAGTGCCTTGGCGGTTACGGCTATTGCCGTGATTATCCCATCGAACGCTACCTCCGTGATGCTAAAATCATGTCCTTGTACGAAGGGACCAATGGGATCCAGTCCATGGACCTGATGGGCCGGAAATTGAGCCTCAGGAATGGGGCTTGTCTGAAAGCCTATCAAGACGAGATCGATACATTCTGCGCGGCGCGCCGGGAGCATCCGGTCCTGAAAGAGGGGGTGCGGCAACTCCATGAAACCGCCGGCATGCTCTGGGTATGTGCCGAAGAGATGAAACGCCGGATGAAAGCCGATCCGCTCCAGTGGGCATCCTACACTTACCCCGCGCTGATGGCCTTTGGGGAAGTGACCATGGCCTGGCGGCTCCTCGATATGGCCGTGATTGCAGCAGATCGGGTCGGAGCAGAAGACGGTTCCGATGATTTTCATCGCGGAAAGCTTTGCCAGGCGATCTGGTTCGTGGACACCACATTGCCCCACACCCAGGCGAGAATAAGAACCTGCCTGAGGACGGGTCGTGAAATTGTCGACATGCCGGACAATGCTTTCTAG
- a CDS encoding GNAT family N-acetyltransferase, with amino-acid sequence MENIRIRELEPADADDIAHIYAAIVRKPVDTDFKDLIEKHTKTDNDICVVAELNGHVIGFMISYIHYFGFGLEKSAWIATLGVQPEYMGHGIGNKLAEETFNRYEQMGIRRVYTSVRWDSTDLLSFFKNQGFDRSKFINLKKRF; translated from the coding sequence GTGGAAAATATTCGGATCAGAGAACTTGAACCCGCCGATGCCGATGATATCGCCCATATTTACGCAGCCATTGTCCGGAAGCCCGTGGATACGGATTTTAAGGACCTGATTGAAAAGCACACTAAAACCGATAACGACATCTGTGTCGTGGCGGAGTTAAACGGCCATGTCATTGGCTTTATGATCAGTTATATTCACTATTTCGGTTTCGGCCTGGAAAAAAGCGCCTGGATTGCCACGCTGGGGGTTCAACCGGAATATATGGGGCACGGCATCGGCAACAAGCTGGCGGAAGAAACCTTCAATCGTTATGAGCAAATGGGCATCCGCAGAGTCTACACATCCGTGCGATGGGATTCCACCGATCTGCTGTCGTTCTTCAAGAACCAGGGTTTTGACCGCAGCAAGTTCATCAACCTGAAAAAAAGATTTTAG
- a CDS encoding electron transfer flavoprotein subunit beta/FixA family protein codes for MDILVCVKRVPDTSENEIQVNGKGTDIERDDLVYSVNEWDNYAVEEAIQIRDRVGGTVTVVTVGDDESEEVLRREMAMGADNGILLSDPAFESADGRGIATILKAAVEKGRYDLILTGAQADDGAGQVGGMLAAMLDVPYASLVNVIEILDDKKIKVGREIAGGNQEMNEMTLPCVLSIQTGINEPRYVGIRGIRKVASVEIPTMGAGDLGLDPAAVAPKVKRLDYFVPDMGEGAEMLTGSTEEIIEKLMELLKAKGGIKS; via the coding sequence ATGGACATTTTAGTATGTGTGAAGAGGGTTCCCGACACCTCTGAGAACGAGATTCAAGTGAACGGCAAGGGTACCGACATCGAGCGGGATGATCTGGTTTACTCGGTCAACGAGTGGGACAACTACGCGGTGGAAGAGGCGATCCAGATTCGTGACCGGGTCGGTGGAACGGTAACGGTGGTGACCGTAGGTGACGACGAATCCGAGGAGGTTCTGCGCCGGGAGATGGCCATGGGTGCGGACAACGGTATCCTGCTGTCGGATCCGGCGTTCGAAAGCGCCGACGGCCGTGGGATCGCGACGATTCTGAAGGCGGCGGTGGAGAAAGGGCGATACGATCTGATTCTGACCGGGGCCCAGGCCGACGACGGGGCCGGTCAGGTGGGCGGCATGCTGGCGGCGATGCTGGACGTGCCCTATGCGTCGCTGGTGAACGTCATCGAGATTCTGGACGACAAGAAGATCAAGGTGGGCCGGGAGATCGCAGGGGGCAACCAGGAGATGAACGAGATGACGCTGCCCTGCGTGCTTTCCATCCAGACGGGCATCAACGAACCCCGTTACGTGGGCATCCGCGGGATTCGGAAGGTCGCCTCGGTGGAGATTCCGACGATGGGCGCCGGGGACCTGGGGCTCGACCCCGCCGCAGTGGCGCCGAAGGTGAAGCGTCTCGACTACTTCGTGCCGGATATGGGCGAGGGTGCCGAGATGCTGACGGGCAGCACCGAGGAAATCATCGAGAAACTGATGGAACTCTTGAAAGCCAAAGGAGGGATTAAATCATGA
- a CDS encoding DUF2080 family transposase-associated protein: protein MTDDPKHRMGEKQPDRGAPPKVKFEVYGEEMIEKQVTSSGNSGRVYLPPDWVGRHVKIIRID, encoded by the coding sequence GTGACAGACGATCCAAAGCATCGGATGGGTGAAAAACAGCCGGACCGAGGTGCGCCCCCGAAGGTCAAATTCGAGGTATACGGTGAAGAGATGATCGAAAAACAGGTAACCTCAAGCGGAAACAGCGGCCGCGTATATCTGCCGCCGGACTGGGTGGGCCGCCATGTCAAGATCATCCGCATCGATTGA
- a CDS encoding VOC family protein, translated as MDHICIAVKDLRAACKIWEPFLGKEKPDDLYLDEAEKIRVARYWIGEVGFELMESTSPDGDVARFIEKRGEGVMVIGFNVDNTRDAVKTLQHRGYPLIPDARGVVVRPFRDCEYAFVHPGKLNGVLAEVIDYQWNELK; from the coding sequence ATGGATCATATTTGCATTGCGGTCAAGGATCTGAGGGCGGCCTGTAAGATCTGGGAGCCCTTTTTGGGAAAAGAAAAGCCGGACGACCTATACCTGGATGAAGCGGAGAAGATCCGGGTCGCCCGCTATTGGATTGGAGAGGTGGGATTCGAATTGATGGAATCCACCAGTCCCGACGGAGACGTCGCCAGGTTCATCGAGAAGCGCGGTGAGGGCGTCATGGTCATCGGTTTCAACGTGGACAACACGCGGGATGCCGTAAAGACTCTTCAGCACCGGGGCTACCCCCTGATACCCGATGCCCGGGGCGTGGTTGTGCGTCCTTTCAGGGATTGTGAATATGCGTTTGTTCATCCCGGAAAACTCAACGGCGTCCTGGCGGAGGTGATCGACTACCAATGGAACGAACTGAAATGA
- a CDS encoding DUF2080 family transposase-associated protein produces the protein MKDDQKKQVNEASQGFGPPMKVKFEIYGEEMIEKVVKSSGNSGRVYLPPDWVGHSVKIIRID, from the coding sequence GTGAAAGACGATCAAAAAAAGCAGGTAAATGAAGCGTCGCAGGGATTCGGACCGCCTATGAAGGTCAAATTCGAAATATATGGGGAGGAGATGATTGAAAAAGTGGTCAAATCCAGCGGAAACAGCGGCCGCGTATATCTGCCGCCGGACTGGGTGGGGCACAGCGTCAAAATCATCCGGATCGACTAA